One Proteinivorax tanatarense DNA segment encodes these proteins:
- the rplR gene encoding 50S ribosomal protein L18, with the protein MSQKLSKNVIRLKRHKRQRSNIFGTPERPRLNVFRSLKNVYAQVIDDSTGTTLVSASTQDKELKGTDGNSEGAKAVGELVAKRALDKGIETVVFDRGGYIYHGRIKALADAAREAGLKF; encoded by the coding sequence GTGAGCCAAAAACTAAGTAAAAACGTTATTCGTTTAAAGCGTCACAAAAGGCAAAGAAGTAACATTTTTGGAACCCCCGAACGCCCGAGATTAAATGTTTTTCGTTCGCTAAAGAATGTTTATGCACAAGTTATAGATGACAGTACTGGAACTACTTTAGTTTCTGCTTCTACTCAAGACAAAGAGTTAAAAGGAACTGATGGAAACTCAGAAGGAGCTAAGGCTGTAGGTGAACTTGTTGCAAAAAGAGCGCTTGATAAAGGGATAGAAACCGTTGTTTTTGATAGAGGTGGATATATTTATCATGGACGTATAAAAGCTTTAGCAGATGCTGCTA
- the rplF gene encoding 50S ribosomal protein L6, with translation MSRIGKRPVSIPSGVEVNVNENNLVTVKGPKGTLANQISPEMDIKIENNEVVVNRPSDNKKHRALHGLSRSLVSNMIEGVTKGYSKNLELVGVGYRASKKGKNLVLNVGYSHPVEIEQPDSIEIEVPENTKITVKGINKQLVGQMAARIRAVREPEPYLAKGIRYEGEYIRRKEGKTGK, from the coding sequence ATGTCAAGAATTGGTAAAAGGCCGGTAAGCATCCCTTCAGGTGTTGAAGTTAACGTCAATGAAAATAATTTAGTTACTGTTAAAGGACCTAAGGGCACACTTGCAAACCAAATTTCTCCTGAAATGGATATCAAAATTGAAAATAACGAAGTAGTTGTCAACAGACCTTCTGACAATAAAAAACACCGTGCTCTACATGGTTTAAGTAGAAGCTTGGTTTCTAACATGATTGAAGGTGTAACAAAAGGTTACTCTAAAAATCTTGAGTTGGTAGGGGTAGGTTATAGGGCTTCTAAAAAAGGCAAAAATCTAGTCCTAAATGTTGGCTACTCACATCCTGTTGAAATAGAACAACCAGATTCAATTGAAATTGAGGTTCCTGAAAACACAAAGATTACTGTTAAAGGTATTAATAAGCAACTAGTAGGTCAAATGGCTGCTAGAATTCGTGCTGTTAGAGAGCCTGAGCCATACCTAGCTAAAGGTATTCGATACGAGGGTGAGTATATCCGTCGTAAAGAAGGTAAAACTGGTAAGTAG
- the rpsH gene encoding 30S ribosomal protein S8, giving the protein MTMTDPIADMLTRVRNANMALHNTLEVPGSNMKRSLAQILKDNGFIKDFEWIEDGKQGVIKIHLKYGPDRQRVITGLKKISKPGLRVYASKDELPKVLGGLGVAVISTSKGLMTDKEARKENVGGEVVCYIW; this is encoded by the coding sequence ATGACTATGACAGATCCTATTGCTGATATGTTAACCAGGGTCAGAAATGCGAACATGGCTCTTCATAATACATTAGAAGTACCAGGTTCAAACATGAAACGCAGTCTAGCGCAAATTTTAAAAGATAATGGCTTTATAAAAGATTTTGAGTGGATTGAAGATGGTAAGCAAGGTGTTATTAAAATCCACCTAAAATATGGTCCAGATCGTCAAAGAGTTATTACGGGACTTAAAAAAATCAGCAAGCCTGGATTGAGAGTATATGCCAGTAAAGATGAGCTTCCTAAAGTATTAGGGGGATTAGGCGTTGCGGTAATATCAACCTCAAAAGGCTTGATGACAGACAAGGAAGCAAGAAAAGAAAATGTTGGTGGCGAGGTAGTTTGCTATATCTGGTAG
- the rplE gene encoding 50S ribosomal protein L5 has translation MARLKSLYREEIIPTMVEKFGYTNVMEVPYIEKIVVNMGVGEAKDNPKALEAAVKDLETIAGQKPVITKAKKAIAGFKIREGMKIGTKVTLRGNRMYEFLDRLVNVALPRVRDFRGVSAKAFDGRGNYTLGLKEQIIFPEIDYDKIDKVRGMDIVVVTTSKTDEEARELLRAFGMPFKS, from the coding sequence TTGGCTAGATTAAAGAGTTTATACCGTGAAGAAATAATCCCGACTATGGTTGAAAAGTTTGGATATACAAATGTAATGGAAGTGCCATATATAGAAAAAATTGTTGTCAATATGGGTGTTGGCGAAGCAAAGGACAATCCTAAAGCTTTAGAGGCTGCTGTAAAAGACCTTGAAACAATTGCAGGTCAAAAGCCAGTTATTACAAAAGCTAAAAAGGCAATTGCTGGATTCAAAATTCGTGAGGGCATGAAAATTGGCACAAAAGTTACTTTACGTGGAAATAGAATGTATGAGTTTTTAGATAGATTAGTAAACGTGGCTTTGCCTCGTGTTCGAGATTTTAGAGGCGTATCTGCTAAAGCTTTTGATGGAAGAGGTAACTATACCCTAGGACTTAAAGAGCAAATAATTTTTCCAGAGATTGACTATGACAAAATTGATAAAGTTAGAGGTATGGATATAGTTGTTGTTACAACATCTAAAACAGACGAAGAAGCCCGTGAGTTACTAAGAGCGTTCGGAATGCCATTTAAATCCTAG
- a CDS encoding type Z 30S ribosomal protein S14: MAKKSMIAKQKRKAKFSVRKYNRCKICGRPHAYMRDFGMCRICFRELAYKGEIPGVKKASW; encoded by the coding sequence GTGGCTAAAAAGTCAATGATAGCAAAACAGAAAAGGAAGGCCAAGTTCTCAGTGCGTAAATACAACCGTTGCAAAATCTGCGGTCGTCCACACGCCTACATGAGAGACTTTGGAATGTGCCGTATCTGTTTCCGTGAACTAGCGTATAAAGGTGAAATACCTGGCGTAAAAAAAGCCAGCTGGTAA